The genome window TGTGCCATTCACGTACTTGGGGCTCTCGCTGGGCTTGCTGACCCCACCAAATTGGGTTTACGTCCACAACGATGACCAGCAAACTGATTTCTTCCTCTGCAAGAACAAAATATTGAGGTAAATAAAAACTCATtagtctaaaaataataattaaaaatactcTACCTGACGCCATCACAACGACTTGATGTTTACtcttattctctttttttaaactccattTCTCACACAAAATCCAGAGGCACTGACAAAGGTAAATTGATTTGATCAAAACATAAGGGATAAAGCAAtttcttcaaaatatgaatgtttCAGTATCTGGAAAGTGTACTTCTGACGACATTGTCAAGTGTGACGCTTTCCCTTAGTCTTCTTCGTTTTTCCTTCTACTACAGGATTTAGATCGAACTGCTGCCACCTATTGCATGGAAGAACAACACGCAGAGGGGTTCGAACCCACTAGCAACCAACTtctaatcattcatttattttctgaaccgcttatcctcacagaagtcgtggggggtgctggagcatatcccagctaattgATGGTCACCAGGGATGAATCGGGGCCAGCCACAACActttatttttggtgttttggtCCAGAATGtaaaatttacatttcaaatgtgAATGAGttagttaaaatgttttttttaaatcaccctgTTTTCATTTAATCCAATTATATACACTATGTACTGAATTAATTTCTGAATGGGACAGACCTCCCCTCAACTCTAAAGCCAGgcgaaaagcaatgaaaggaagctgacagacaatttggaattatttgtaagtattcatggacaaaatataattaacatccgTCTgtgattcatatatatatatttacgcCAGCATTATTCAATGAATAATGAGTAACATAtcacatagaaaaaatacaaataaatcctCTATCatcccacatgtgtcaaagtggcggccagggggatgaatctggcccaccgcatcatttagtgtggcccgggaaagtaaatcatgggtgccgactttctgtcttaggatcaaattaaaatgaagagtatagatgtatattaaatttactgattttcccccttttaaatcaataattgtaatttttttatcatttttttgtgtttttagttcaaaaatcatttcgtaaaatctaaaaaaatatttaaaaaaaagcttaaataaacattgttttagatctataaaaaatgaatattcagggcttttaatccggttcttttattccatttatttaaaaaaatctaaatattatatctaaaatggtccggcccacgtgaaatcaagttgacgttaaagcggcccgcgaaccaacccgagtctgacacccttgctctagtcaGTCTCTagccactttttttattttcatgttggTCCTGTATGTGTCACTCTGGTAGTAATCTGATTCGATGGGCTCTTTGGAATCATTCAGTGTGACGTAGACGTTTCCGTTCACTTCAGTGACTTTGTGGACCCGTTGTTTGACACCCTTCGAACGCCAGTGATATTTCAGAGGTTTGACAGTGGGGTTGTCCACAGCTTGGTAGAGCCCCTCGCCTTCCATTAGAGTGATCTTGTATTTGTGCCACGGACACACTATGCATACGCGTCCGTTGAACTCCTGTTGATAAGTGAAAGATTGGGAAGATGACATCATATGAAAATGGTAATAACGAGATTATGCAGGCAATTATCGGCTCACCTCAATGTCCCCATTCTCTAAAGCACCGCCTGCATCTATCAACACAAAACAATGTTACTTCACTTTTTGTCATGGATTAATTCATCACATACTACCAACATATGGGAAGCTATACGGGTTCCAAATGAATGGATCTTACGATAACAGCGCATATCCATGGCGTGGAACTTTCCGTCACGGTACACCACGAGGACTTCCCGCTTTTC of Stigmatopora argus isolate UIUO_Sarg chromosome 5, RoL_Sarg_1.0, whole genome shotgun sequence contains these proteins:
- the LOC144074804 gene encoding Rieske domain-containing protein-like, with amino-acid sequence MSSDDENWKSSESSSSLPFRPPSLPLRPPPSSHLVGKRDDIIRRGRITMLVNEKREVLVVYRDGKFHAMDMRCYHAGGALENGDIEEFNGRVCIVCPWHKYKITLMEGEGLYQAVDNPTVKPLKYHWRSKGVKQRVHKVTEVNGNVYVTLNDSKEPIESDYYQSDTYRTNMKIKKVARD